One genomic window of Quercus robur chromosome 6, dhQueRobu3.1, whole genome shotgun sequence includes the following:
- the LOC126689440 gene encoding 50S ribosomal protein HLP, mitochondrial-like, translating to MASGFASKWSKVGRQLLGGLSNNFSGLLSTSHEITCGNPLFQQQRTFIQMRTVLKVVDNSGAKKVMCIQALKGKKGARLGDTIVASVKEAHPNGKVKKGKVVYGVVVRAAMQRGRCDGSEVKFDDNAVVLVDKQGQPIGTRVFGPVPHELRKKKHVKILTLAEHIA from the exons ATGGCTTCTGGGTTTGCTTCGAAATGGTCTAAAG TGGGCCGTCAATTGCTAGGGGGCCTCAGTAACAACTTTTCTGGTTTACTTAGCACATCACATGAGATAACATGCGGTAATCCCTTATTTCAG CAACAAAGGACTTTCATTCAGATGAGGACTGTTCTCAAAGTTGTGGACAACTCGGGGGCAAAAAAGGTGATGTGCATACAAGCTTTAAAGGGGAAGAAAGGTGCAAGATTGGGAGACACAATAGTTGCGTCAGTCAAGGAAGCCCATCCAAATGGAAAAGTCAAGAAAGGAAAGGTTGTATATGGTGTGGTTGTGCGTGCTGCCATGCAACGCGGCCGCTGTGATGGCAGTGAGGTTAAGTTTGATGACAACGCTGTGGTGCTTGTTGACAAGCAAGGGCAACCAATTGGGACAAGAGTTTTTGGGCCCGTCCCTCATGAGCTAAGGAAGAAAAAGCATGTCAAGATTCTTACTTTGGCAGAGCATATTGCCTAA